The following coding sequences are from one Elusimicrobium minutum Pei191 window:
- a CDS encoding LexA family transcriptional regulator: MNKIEALLKEWNNGVLKGSQKKLATKLDVGESAVSGWISGRIKPGSDNIIAISKIFKKSEKEIKEIFGIQDKSKKDLPTMEMVRINNYVPFMGEIYADRFNCAILEETPSLYIPVLRGDDNDYAAKVRGDCMEPSLKEGTTIILRKCTITDVSEGEIVIARLEDECTLKRFYLESNTIWLIPDNDAYEPIFGSIHEIEIQAKVIDEFRPPARKRRPKFLEEKNKK, translated from the coding sequence ATGAATAAAATAGAAGCTCTATTAAAAGAGTGGAACAATGGCGTTTTAAAAGGCTCTCAAAAAAAATTAGCCACCAAGTTAGATGTTGGCGAAAGTGCCGTTTCTGGTTGGATTTCGGGAAGAATAAAGCCGGGATCTGACAATATTATTGCCATATCTAAAATATTTAAAAAGTCTGAAAAAGAAATAAAAGAAATTTTTGGCATTCAGGATAAAAGTAAAAAAGATTTGCCAACAATGGAGATGGTTCGTATCAACAACTATGTACCGTTTATGGGGGAAATTTACGCCGATAGATTTAACTGTGCGATACTCGAGGAGACTCCTTCACTTTATATTCCTGTTCTTCGTGGAGATGATAATGATTATGCCGCAAAAGTTCGCGGCGACTGTATGGAGCCATCACTAAAAGAAGGAACTACCATTATTCTAAGGAAATGCACTATAACAGATGTCTCCGAAGGAGAAATAGTAATTGCACGACTAGAAGATGAATGTACATTAAAACGCTTTTATTTAGAAAGTAATACTATTTGGCTTATTCCTGATAATGATGCATATGAACCTATTTTTGGGTCCATACATGAGATAGAAATTCAAGCCAAAGTAATTGACGAGTTTAGACCTCCTGCAAGAAAAAGGAGACCTAAATTCTTAGAAGAAAAAAACAAAAAATAG
- a CDS encoding tyrosine-type recombinase/integrase — protein sequence MPRKITERIPVKDCPGLFKVGDIYLCDFYRAEIGRHRKTLGSNVNDAKNYVKLKLAGLPTPLDTLKEKTLWGAYCRDYTDKYSIQDKTTKRFVNKAIEDFNRIIAPKYLIDIDEKSVSKFVSEMDKEGRGKYSINRERRVIIKMLREAEEIKDYNYPKHSWKLVPKFKEAKGRLIKYSKDHLKKLYKNADSMLKAAIMLGSYAGMRVEEVFQAEWTDVNWDRGVIYVQKKENYIPKDYEDREIPLLKPLRQYLLKNKGSSKNTHIVAFKDGSSPKTPEVISALFRRLAHELGIPYTKFHLLRHNFGSFSAEQGIDPFSIQKAMGHSKLETTMIYIHDTEAKVIQEYKTKIKGTMF from the coding sequence GTGCCCCGAAAAATCACTGAACGCATCCCAGTTAAAGATTGCCCCGGACTATTTAAGGTTGGGGATATATATCTTTGTGATTTTTACCGGGCAGAGATTGGCAGGCATCGCAAAACGCTAGGAAGCAATGTTAATGACGCTAAAAACTACGTTAAATTAAAACTTGCAGGCTTGCCCACGCCTTTGGACACACTCAAGGAAAAAACCCTCTGGGGAGCCTATTGCAGGGATTATACAGATAAATACTCCATTCAAGATAAAACCACTAAACGCTTTGTAAACAAAGCCATAGAAGACTTCAACAGAATCATTGCTCCTAAATATTTGATAGATATTGATGAAAAATCCGTCTCAAAATTTGTCTCCGAAATGGACAAAGAAGGGCGTGGCAAATACTCTATAAATAGAGAACGCCGTGTAATCATTAAAATGCTGAGAGAAGCAGAAGAAATCAAAGATTATAATTATCCAAAACATTCTTGGAAACTTGTACCTAAATTTAAAGAAGCCAAAGGCCGTCTAATAAAATATTCTAAAGACCATTTAAAAAAACTATATAAGAATGCCGACTCAATGCTTAAGGCGGCCATTATGCTGGGCTCTTATGCTGGTATGAGAGTAGAAGAAGTTTTTCAGGCGGAATGGACGGATGTTAACTGGGATAGGGGTGTTATTTATGTGCAAAAGAAAGAGAATTATATCCCTAAGGATTATGAAGATAGAGAAATTCCTCTTCTAAAACCACTAAGACAATATTTATTGAAAAACAAGGGTTCTTCAAAAAACACTCATATTGTGGCGTTTAAAGATGGCAGTTCCCCTAAGACCCCTGAAGTTATATCTGCTCTGTTTAGAAGATTGGCGCACGAGCTAGGTATTCCGTATACAAAATTTCATTTATTAAGACACAACTTCGGCTCTTTTTCTGCCGAGCAAGGCATTGACCCTTTTTCAATTCAAAAAGCTATGGGTCATTCCAAACTGGAAACAACCATGATTTATATACACGATACTGAGGCGAAGGTTATCCAAGAATATAAAACAAAAATCAAAGGCACAATGTTTTAG
- a CDS encoding outer membrane beta-barrel protein, with translation MKKTAIAVFALILMSLSANAEVFVGVKGGIGASDDNVRDLMNGDYSYSDRDGIIGAEIGYDFNSGHSSRIGVKVGLNSFGKIDSEDKTVHEDLLLKNTITVPLTVYYKYAPNETGVHFWIGGGATWASLKFQNDIDNLSGTETEIFPHAAAGVEWRIVKLIGVGLDVGYNFDAKISNNGMYRDFTGLEGFAGVKIYFF, from the coding sequence ATGAAAAAAACAGCGATAGCGGTATTTGCGCTTATATTAATGAGTTTATCTGCAAATGCGGAAGTATTTGTGGGAGTAAAGGGCGGTATCGGCGCCAGCGACGATAACGTCAGAGATCTTATGAACGGAGATTATTCTTATTCTGACCGGGACGGTATCATTGGCGCGGAAATAGGATATGACTTTAACTCCGGACACTCCAGCAGAATAGGTGTTAAAGTGGGGTTAAATTCCTTCGGTAAAATAGATTCCGAGGATAAAACCGTGCATGAGGATTTATTGCTTAAAAACACAATAACTGTTCCTTTAACGGTTTATTATAAATATGCTCCTAATGAGACGGGTGTTCATTTTTGGATTGGTGGCGGCGCCACCTGGGCCAGCCTTAAATTCCAAAATGATATAGATAACCTGAGCGGAACAGAGACAGAAATCTTTCCTCATGCGGCTGCAGGCGTGGAGTGGAGGATAGTAAAGCTTATAGGTGTAGGTTTGGATGTCGGCTATAACTTTGACGCCAAGATATCTAATAACGGAATGTACCGGGATTTTACCGGGCTTGAAGGCTTTGCGGGAGTTAAGATATATTTCTTTTAA
- a CDS encoding DUF1328 domain-containing protein, whose amino-acid sequence MFKWAIVFFIVAVGAAFLGFGEVSGTAAWIGKIVLIVAVILFILSLIFGRRK is encoded by the coding sequence ATGTTTAAATGGGCGATAGTATTTTTTATAGTAGCCGTAGGTGCGGCGTTTCTTGGGTTTGGGGAAGTATCGGGCACTGCGGCTTGGATAGGTAAAATTGTCTTGATAGTGGCGGTAATTTTATTTATACTTTCTTTAATTTTCGGGAGACGTAAATAG
- a CDS encoding MFS transporter: MKIKQYYNNILGENLGSFLKANIMAFIGLNIGIIGVNWFIINVTGQNRILGVYGAVSLIASFCALLFFGSLADKYNKIKILKFCLLIEAFIFIAAAGLNYLNFPVIFLIYGLAVLSMPVMMLYAAVSRAALAQVAPAQKLIKGNSVFEIAIQCGAVLAALATGFIYHGFGFNVLMLTASFTLLLSYIMLDEDLAGTDLNSKSHAGKTYFENLKEGLRYFRENKVLLLFGLIVFFPGIVIAASNTVIPGYVEQFLKQDSRVYGAGEMFFASGALLSGFLTAWVSSFIKKELLQFVLFVLSAAVLFSFSLNRFVAGFYIAIFLSGLFIASLRIILNAKFMELTGKEFLGRTIVFLTAITTVFQAALVYFIGYYMDVFKVTDGYLILTIVILAGFAGVYILKPEQKKREP; the protein is encoded by the coding sequence GTGAAAATAAAACAATATTATAATAATATTTTAGGTGAAAATCTGGGTAGTTTTTTAAAGGCCAATATAATGGCGTTTATAGGCCTTAATATAGGTATTATCGGCGTTAACTGGTTTATTATAAACGTTACGGGGCAAAACAGGATTTTAGGTGTTTATGGGGCGGTTTCATTAATAGCGTCTTTTTGCGCGTTGCTGTTTTTCGGCTCTCTGGCTGATAAATATAATAAGATAAAAATACTTAAGTTTTGTCTGCTTATAGAAGCATTTATTTTTATTGCTGCGGCAGGGCTTAATTATTTGAACTTTCCGGTTATTTTTCTTATTTACGGTTTGGCTGTGTTAAGCATGCCTGTTATGATGCTGTATGCGGCGGTTTCCCGCGCCGCTTTGGCGCAAGTTGCTCCCGCGCAAAAACTTATTAAAGGCAATTCTGTTTTTGAAATAGCAATACAATGCGGTGCAGTTTTAGCGGCGCTGGCTACCGGATTTATATACCACGGTTTCGGGTTTAACGTTCTTATGCTTACCGCCTCTTTTACTTTATTGCTTTCTTACATTATGTTAGATGAAGATTTGGCCGGAACGGATTTAAATTCCAAATCTCACGCGGGGAAAACCTATTTTGAAAATTTAAAAGAAGGTTTGCGGTATTTTAGAGAAAATAAAGTTTTGCTGCTGTTTGGTTTAATAGTGTTTTTCCCAGGTATAGTTATCGCTGCGTCTAATACTGTTATTCCCGGTTATGTTGAGCAGTTTTTAAAGCAGGATTCAAGAGTATACGGAGCGGGGGAAATGTTTTTTGCTTCCGGCGCGCTGCTTTCGGGTTTTCTTACAGCGTGGGTTTCGTCATTTATAAAAAAAGAACTCCTGCAGTTTGTTTTATTTGTTTTATCTGCCGCGGTGCTTTTTAGTTTCTCATTAAACAGATTTGTGGCGGGTTTTTATATCGCGATATTTCTAAGCGGTTTGTTTATAGCTTCTTTAAGAATTATTTTAAACGCTAAATTTATGGAGCTTACCGGCAAAGAATTTCTTGGGCGCACCATTGTGTTTTTAACGGCAATTACAACCGTTTTTCAGGCCGCGTTGGTTTATTTTATAGGTTATTATATGGACGTGTTTAAAGTTACCGACGGATATCTGATTTTAACAATAGTGATTTTGGCGGGATTTGCGGGGGTTTATATTTTAAAACCGGAACAAAAAAAAAGAGAGCCTTAA